A region of Vitis riparia cultivar Riparia Gloire de Montpellier isolate 1030 chromosome 12, EGFV_Vit.rip_1.0, whole genome shotgun sequence DNA encodes the following proteins:
- the LOC117926304 gene encoding WRKY transcription factor 71-like isoform X1: MSDENRRTPYHHDPFCHDQNRVSGAGFPFFCEKPAIFNQGVTPSPQGLHATDPSYMTFTDYLHGSLDYNTLSKAFDMSCSSSEVISPVDNDSGKGTASHEHPSTPNSLDTSSSTEAVTEDSGKSKHKPDLQGGGCEDGDENSKKASWNKSKKKGEKRPKEPRFAFMTKSEIDHLEDGYRWRKYGQKAVKNSPYPRSYYRCTTQKCTVKKRVERSFQDPSIVITTYEGQHNHPCPATIRGNAAAMLPTSFFSSATVGSSFPQEFLTQMLPPNNQSGPNSMYYHNITPHHQQQFQLPDYGLLQDIVPSFIRKQEP, encoded by the exons atGTCTGATGAGAATAGGAGGACTCCTTACCACCACGATCCTTTCTGTCATGACCAAAATAGGGTTAGTGGGGCTGGCTTCCCATTCTTTTGTGAGAAGCCGGCCATCTTCAATCAAGGAGTGACTCCTTCACCGCAAGGCCTACACGCTACTGATCCCTCCTACATGACCTTCACTGACTACTTACATGGCTCTCTCGACTACAACACCCTTTCAAAGGCCTTTGACATGTCTTGCTCTTCATCCGAAGTCATCTCTCCAGTCGACAATGATTCGGGAAAGGGTACAGCCAGTCATGAACATCCCTCCACGCCTAATTCCTTGGACACTTCTTCTTCCACTGAGGCCGTCACTGAAGATTCCGGGAAGAGTAAGCATAAGCCTGATCTGCAGGGAGGAGGGTGTGAAGATGGAGATGAAAATTCTAAGAAAGC CTCATG GAATAAATCGAAGAAGAAAGGAGAGAAACGGCCAAAGGAACCACGGTTTGCTTTCATGACTAAGAGCGAGATCGATCATCTTGAGGATGGATACAGATGGAGAAAATACGGACAGAAGGCAGTCAAGAATAGCCCTTACCCAAG AAGTTATTACAGATGCACCACTCAGAAATGCACTGTGAAGAAACGAGTTGAAAGATCATTTCAAGATCCCTCCATTGTGATCACTACATATGAAGGACAGCACAACCATCCATGTCCGGCTACGATAAGAGGCAATGCTGCTGCAATGTTGCCaacttcatttttctcatctGCTACAGTGGGATCTAGCTTCCCTCAGGAGTTTCTGACTCAGATGCTTCCCCCGAATAATCAAAGCGGTCCGAACTCTATGTACTATCACAACATTACTCCCCACCACCAGCAGCAGTTCCAACTTCCTGACTACGGATTATTGCAAGATATAGTTCCCTCTTTCATCCGCAAGCAGGAGCCATGA
- the LOC117926304 gene encoding WRKY transcription factor 71-like isoform X2, which yields MSDENRRTPYHHDPFCHDQNRVSGAGFPFFCEKPAIFNQGVTPSPQGLHATDPSYMTFTDYLHGSLDYNTLSKAFDMSCSSSEVISPVDNDSGKGTASHEHPSTPNSLDTSSSTEAVTEDSGKSKHKPDLQGGGCEDGDENSKKANKSKKKGEKRPKEPRFAFMTKSEIDHLEDGYRWRKYGQKAVKNSPYPRSYYRCTTQKCTVKKRVERSFQDPSIVITTYEGQHNHPCPATIRGNAAAMLPTSFFSSATVGSSFPQEFLTQMLPPNNQSGPNSMYYHNITPHHQQQFQLPDYGLLQDIVPSFIRKQEP from the exons atGTCTGATGAGAATAGGAGGACTCCTTACCACCACGATCCTTTCTGTCATGACCAAAATAGGGTTAGTGGGGCTGGCTTCCCATTCTTTTGTGAGAAGCCGGCCATCTTCAATCAAGGAGTGACTCCTTCACCGCAAGGCCTACACGCTACTGATCCCTCCTACATGACCTTCACTGACTACTTACATGGCTCTCTCGACTACAACACCCTTTCAAAGGCCTTTGACATGTCTTGCTCTTCATCCGAAGTCATCTCTCCAGTCGACAATGATTCGGGAAAGGGTACAGCCAGTCATGAACATCCCTCCACGCCTAATTCCTTGGACACTTCTTCTTCCACTGAGGCCGTCACTGAAGATTCCGGGAAGAGTAAGCATAAGCCTGATCTGCAGGGAGGAGGGTGTGAAGATGGAGATGAAAATTCTAAGAAAGC GAATAAATCGAAGAAGAAAGGAGAGAAACGGCCAAAGGAACCACGGTTTGCTTTCATGACTAAGAGCGAGATCGATCATCTTGAGGATGGATACAGATGGAGAAAATACGGACAGAAGGCAGTCAAGAATAGCCCTTACCCAAG AAGTTATTACAGATGCACCACTCAGAAATGCACTGTGAAGAAACGAGTTGAAAGATCATTTCAAGATCCCTCCATTGTGATCACTACATATGAAGGACAGCACAACCATCCATGTCCGGCTACGATAAGAGGCAATGCTGCTGCAATGTTGCCaacttcatttttctcatctGCTACAGTGGGATCTAGCTTCCCTCAGGAGTTTCTGACTCAGATGCTTCCCCCGAATAATCAAAGCGGTCCGAACTCTATGTACTATCACAACATTACTCCCCACCACCAGCAGCAGTTCCAACTTCCTGACTACGGATTATTGCAAGATATAGTTCCCTCTTTCATCCGCAAGCAGGAGCCATGA